A genome region from Paralichthys olivaceus isolate ysfri-2021 chromosome 6, ASM2471397v2, whole genome shotgun sequence includes the following:
- the kcnk15 gene encoding potassium channel subfamily K member 15, whose protein sequence is MKKQNVRTLSLILCMFSYLLVGAAVFDALESESESSRRRILEQKRSEMKKKYRFSEDDYREIERVVLQAEPHRAGRQWKFAGSFYFAITVITTIGYGHAAPGTDAGKVFCMFYAVLGIPLTLVMFQSLGERMNTFVRYLLHKTKQCIGFQRTEVSMENMVLVGFLSCIGTLCVGAAAFSHFEGWSFFHAYYYCFITLTTIGFGDFVALQKKEDLQEKTPYVAFSFLYILVGLTVIGAFLNLVVLRFLTMNTEDERRDAQERASLKRDRGLLEGAVSLHVVGEQSRGSHRGRNRSNAVHSRSHSTLFLPMEEGTSRTNLIAFPAEDQERRRSPCRHRLHFQIKAGRLRPESSLSSLCSCVCYRLGVCDSPLMTHSEHQSCHINSVYYNSVSYRIQGCSPGSRDNTGLSSPGSTLSPGHSFREFPHSRRRSV, encoded by the exons ATGAAGAAGCAAAACGTCCGGACCCTGTCGCTCATCCTCTGCATGTTCTCCTACCTGCTGGTCGGCGCCGCGGTGTTCGACGCGCTGGAGTCCGAGTCGGAGAGCTCCCGCCGGCGAATCCTGGAGCAGAAGCGCAGCGAGATGAAGAAGAAGTACCGCTTCTCCGAGGACGACTACCGCGAAATCGAGCGAGTGGTGCTGCAAGCCGAGCCCCACCGAGCCGGCAGGCAGTGGAAATTCGCTGGCTCTTTTTACTTTGCCATAACAGTCATCACCACCATCG GTTATGGACATGCAGCACCAGGCACAGATGCAGGAAAGGTCTTCTGCATGTTCTACGCAGTGCTGGGCATTCCTCTCACTCTGGTCATGTTCCAGAGTCTGGGAGAGAGGATGAACACATTCGTCCGCTACCTCCTCCACAAGACCAAGCAGTGCATAGGCTTCCAACGCACCGAGGTGTCCATGGAGAACATGGTCCTGGTGGGCTTCCTGTCCTGCATCGGAACTCTGTGTGTGGGAGCTGCAGCGTTCTCCCACTTTGAGGGATGGAGCTTCTTCCATGCGTACTACTACTGCTTCATCACGCTCACCACCATTGGCTTCGGGGACTTTGTGGCCCTTCAGAAAAAGGAGGACCTCCAGGAGAAAACACCTTACGTGGCGTTCAGCTTCCTGTACATCCTGGTGGGGCTGACCGTCATCGGGGCCTTCCTCAATCTGGTGGTGCTTCGCTTCCTCACCATGAACACTGAGGATGAGCGGAGAGACGCTCAGGAGAGGGCATCGCTGAAGAGGGACAGAGGCCTTTTGGAGGGGGCCGTGAGCCTCCATGTTGTGGGTGAACAGAGCAGAGGCAGCCACAGGGGGAGGAACAGGAGCAACGCGGTGCACAGCCGCAGCCACAGTACGCTCTTCCTCCCCATGGAGGAAGGAACCAGCCGCACCAACCTCATCGCTTTCCCAGCAGAGGATCAGGAGAGGCGAAGAAGCCCCTGCAGACACAGGCTACATTTTCAGATCAAGGCGGGAAGACTCAGGCCGGAGTCGAGCCTcagctccctctgctcctgtgtgtgCTACCGCTTAGGGGTCTGCGATAGTCCTCTCATGACCCACAGTGAACACCAGAGCTGCCATATCAATTCTGTTTATTACAACTCAGTGTCCTATAGGATCCAGGGCTGCTCGCCAGGTTCCAGGGACAACACCGGACTCTCCTCCCCAGGAAGCACGCTCTCACCCGGGCACAGCTTCCGGGAGTTCCCTCACTCAAGGAGAAGGTCGGTGTGA